The following coding sequences lie in one Rutidosis leptorrhynchoides isolate AG116_Rl617_1_P2 chromosome 6, CSIRO_AGI_Rlap_v1, whole genome shotgun sequence genomic window:
- the LOC139852119 gene encoding serine/threonine-protein phosphatase PP2A catalytic subunit — protein sequence MSLDPVMRRVIHNVDEHITQLMQCKPLSEQEVKSLCEKAKEILMQESNVQPVKSPVTICGDIHGQFHDLAELFRIGGKCPDTNYLFMGDYVDRGYYSVETVTLLVALKVRYPQRITILRGNHESRQITQVYGFYDECLRKYGSANVWKTFTDLFDYFPLTALVESEIFCLHGGLSPSIETLDNIRNFDRVQEVPHEGPMCDLLWSDPDDRCGWGISPRGAGYTFGQDISEQFNHTNGLKLIARAHQLVMEGFNWGHEQKVVTIFSAPNYCYRCGNMASILEVDDCKGHTFIQFEPAPRRGEPDVTRRTPDYFL from the exons ATGAGCTTGGATCCAGTTATGCGACGCGTTATTCACAATGTTGATGAACATATAACGCAGCTTATGCAGTGCAAGCCCTTGTCTGAACAAGAG GTTAAGTCATTATGTGAGAAAGCAAAGGAGATTTTGATGCAAGAAAGCAATGTGCAG CCTGTTAAAAGTCCTGTGACAATCTGTGGGGATATTCATGGACAATTTCATGATCTTGCTGAGCTTTTTCGTATTGGAGGAAAG TGCCCGGATACAAATTACTTGTTCATGGGAGATTATGTTGATCGTGGTTACTACTCGGTTGAAACAGTGACT CTATTGGTGGCCCTAAAAGTGCGTTATCCACAACGAATTACTATTTTGAGAGGAAACCATGAAAGCCGGCAG ATTACTCAAGTTTATGGGTTTTATGATGAATGCCTAAGAAA ATACGGTAGTGCTAACGTATGGAAGACATTTACGGATCTATTTGATTATTTTCCGCTCACTGCATTG GTCGAATCTGAGATATTTTGTCTCCATGGTGGATTGTCTCCTTCAATTGAGACACTCGATAATATAAGGAACTTTGACCGTGTTCAAGAAGTGCCCCATGAGGGGCCCATGTGTGATCTTTTATGGTCCGACCCGGATGACCGTTGTGGTTGGGGCATCTCACCTCGGGGTGCAGGATACACGTTTGGCCAA GACATATCTGAGCAGTTCAACCATACCAACGGCTTAAAGCTCATTGCTAGGGCCCATCAGCTCGTTATGGAGGGATTCAACTGGGGTCAT GAACAAAAGGTTGTGACGATTTTTAGCGCACCTAATTATTGTTACCGTTGTGGGAACATGGCTTCAATCCTTGAAGTAGACGATTGCAAGGGTCACACTTTCATTCAG TTTGAACCAGCTCCAAGGAGGGGAGAGCCAGATGTGACACGTAGGACACCAGATTATTTCTTGTGA